Proteins from one Primulina huaijiensis isolate GDHJ02 chromosome 18, ASM1229523v2, whole genome shotgun sequence genomic window:
- the LOC140964329 gene encoding uncharacterized protein isoform X1, with product MEPPGAVASAVEDTERRLIALRDRIIRATIRPKDTLLRLINSELSFLRRISVSIPSSSPHSFNVGHLEAVAHVLQLPSITGVSRVCKSIPLSPSHSIYVDIVCSINGNPVWFIVSDRNPRHISWEGGPSEKNKGLKFKIEQVVDAASQAPVTLKPSSLVLFFSNGLDENICQKIKNEYESIDLEMDPFSYEEFELEHEWTNVVLGRSFTQARVIQIKVDQNCHETNEKNLSSSSMLESLIPCDKIDEFSDLNPGKSFWSLISGMKCWCCSLDDDTSPEVGLLKVSLGDVDAKLVNLDTTAMIAMVSGISNGGIERLLATPKSELIGRFKGNYEFVIAQVNSEIQSPIHSELSAVISRKRGIICQSVYSEFQELISMYGGPNEKIRAKCVLKLLKVVPDCPSTRLASLKTTRKLALKNKVVFGTGDYWYALTLTANIAFVRAVSQTGMSLCVFEHRPRALIGD from the exons ATGGAGCCGCCTGGAGCCGTCGCCTCTGCGGTGGAGGATACCGAGAGAAGGTTAATTGCGCTCAGGGACCGGATAATTCGCGCCACAATTAGACCCAAAGACACGCTCCTTCGACTGATCAACTCCGAGCTCTCCTTTCTCCGCCGTATCTCCGTCTCCATTCCGTCTTCTTCTCCTCACAG TTTCAATGTTGGTCACTTAGAGGCCGTGGCTCACGTTCTTCAGCTACCATCCATAACTGGGGTATCGCGCGTTTGCAAGTCGATTCCTTTATCCCCTTCCCATAGTATTTACGTTGATATAGTTTGTTCTATCAATGGAAATCCGGTGTGGTTCATTGTATCTGACAGAAATCCTAGACACATTTCGTGGGAGGGCGGACCTTCCGAGAAGAACAAGggattgaaatttaaaattgaacAAGTTGTTGACGCAGCTAGTCAAGCGCCTGTGACGCTAAAGCCGTCTTCTCTTGTGCTTTTTTTCTCAAATGGGCTTGATGAGAATATTTGCCAGaagattaaaaatgaatatgaaAGTATCGATTTGGAAATGGACCCGTTTTCCTATGAAGAGTTTGAACTGGAGCATGAATGGACAAACGTGGTCCTTGGGAGATCATTCACCCAGGCTCGTGTTATTCAAATAAAGGTTGACCAGAACTGTCACGAGACAAATGAGAAAAATCTTTCAAGTTCTTCGATGTTGGAAAGTCTGATCCCTTGCGACAAGATTGATGAATTCTCTGATTTGAATCCAGGGAAGTCTTTCTGGTCTCTAATATCTGGGATGAAGTGTTGGTGCTGCTCTTTGGACGATGATACATCACCAGAGGTTGGATTATTGAAGGTTTCTTTGGGTGATGTAGATGCCAAATTGGTTAATTTGGACACAACTGCAATGATTGCGATGGTTTCAGGGATCAGTAATGGAGGCATTGAAAGACTTTTGGCTACACCGAAGAGTGAGTTGATAGGTCGTTTTAAAGGCAactatgagtttgtgattgccCAG GTCAATTCTGAAATTCAAAGTCCAATCCACAGTGAACTGTCTGCTGTAATATCCAGAAAAAGAGGAATTATATGTCAAAGTGTTTATTCAGAGTTCCAGGAACTTATTTCAATGTATGGTGGACCTAACGAAAAAATAAGAGCCAAATGCGTTCTGAAGTTGCTCAA GGTAGTGCCTGATTGTCCATCAACACGTCTGGCGAGCCTTAAAACAACTAGAAAACTTGCTTTAAAAAACAAGGTGGTTTTTGGCACTGGTGATTACTGGTATGCTCTTACCTTAACGGCAAACATTGCTTTTGTCCGAGCTGTTTCACAGACTGGAATGTCTTTATGTGTTTTTGAGCATAGACCACGGGCACTAATTGGTGACTAA
- the LOC140964330 gene encoding NDR1/HIN1-like protein 6 — translation MADHQRIHPVMVTPTCLPLRDPFPSVKVDPSGRNAPVVKRTNCWCKCLCWIITTFILLLIIVVAALAILYLVFQPKLPKYSVDNLRITDLTLHFDLTLYTRFDVRITANNPNKKIGIYYEKGSRLSVWYKETNLCHGSIPRFYQGHQNTTLLEVGLTGQNQYGTTLLQALQEQQQTGRIPLDLKIDVPVRIKLGMLKLMKVRILGSCKLIVDSLSTNKFISIKASSCNFGLKP, via the coding sequence ATGGCAGACCATCAAAGAATTCATCCGGTCATGGTAACACCTACATGTCTTCCTCTTCGAGATCCTTTCCCATCAGTAAAGGTGGATCCATCAGGACGTAATGCTCCGGTAGTGAAAAGGACAAATTGTTGGTGCAAGTGCTTGTGTTGGATAATTACCACTTTCATCCTCCTACTCATCATAGTTGTGGCTGCTTTAGCCATTCTTTACCTTGTGTTTCAACCCAAGCTCCCAAAATACTCTGTTGACAATCTAAGGATAACAGATTTGACGCTTCATTTTGACTTGACACTTTACACGAGGTTCGATGTCAGGATCACAGCCAATAACCCCAACAAAAAGATTGGAATCTACTACGAGAAAGGGAGTCGTCTTAGTGTTTGGTATAAAGAAACTAACTTGTGCCATGGATCAATTCCCAGATTCTACCAGGGTCACCAGAATACAACATTGCTAGAAGTGGGGCTAACCGGCCAAAATCAATATGGAACAACTCTGCTTCAGGCATTGCAAGAGCAGCAACAGACTGGAAGGATTCCTTTGGATCTTAAGATAGATGTGCCGGTCAGAATTAAATTAGGGATGCTTAAGCTGATGAAAGTAAGGATATTAGGCAGCTGCAAGTTGATTGTAGATAGCCTGTCTACCAACAAGTTCATCAGCATCAAAGCCAGTAGCTGTAATTTTGGACTCAAACCCTGA
- the LOC140964390 gene encoding pentatricopeptide repeat-containing protein At3g29230-like isoform X2: protein MVCFFNSNTIQPPTLKMLAPVRSPAFFSKRRFLEHKIADLDKCTNINELKQLHALIYKYNLHMDPFVAQKLISALSLCCQTGLAINVFDQVPYPDTRLCSTLIKAHVRNSDPLKAFDVFNEMLRSGISPDNWTYLFLLKACSRFESVRMIHAHVEKLDLYLDLFLCNSLIDAYSKFGIVGIRAARHVFDAMDEKDVVTYNSMINGLVRTGSLSEAKNMFDEMPKRDKVSWNTILDGYVKAGKMSEAFALFERMPSRDVISWSTVISGFAKLGDIEMARVLFDKMPVKNLVPWTIIISGYAEMGLVKEAIELYDKMEEGGFNLDDGTFVCILSASAESGSICLGKRVHRSIIKSRHKCSILVSNALIDMYGKCGSLNKAWGVFNAMERKDVVSWNAMIHGLAMHGYEQKALQLFARMKQEGCTPDKVTFVGVLSACSHAGMVKEGICYFYGMEKDYRIVPEIQHYGCLIDLLGRGGRLSEAFRLVLDMPFDPNVVIWGSLLGACRMHNDAFVAEKVLNRLMKLEPVNAGNFSLLSNIYAASGDWGNFSNTRSQMQKADNKNTSGVSSIELDDGFHEFTIMDVTHPNSNRIYQLVNGLSQHLKKIDHATDACV, encoded by the exons ATGGTGTGTTTCTTCAACTCCAATACCATTCAACCACCCACTCTCAAG ATGCTGGCCCCAGTTCGATCTCCGGCATTTTTCTCTAAACGAAGGTTTCTTGAGCACAAAATCGCAGACCTCGACAAATGCACAAACATCAACGAACTAAAACAACTCCATGCTCTCATTTACAAATATAATCTTCATATGGATCCCTTTGTGGCTCAGAAACTCATCTCAGCTTTATCACTTTGCTGCCAAACGGGGTTGGCCATCAATGTGTTCGATCAAGTTCCTTACCCAGATACTCGTTTATGTAGTACTTTAATCAAAGCTCACGTACGAAATTCTGATCCATTGAAAGCTTTTGATGTTTTCAATGAAATGCTGAGATCTGGAATTTCTCCAGACAACTGGACTTATCTTTTTCTTCTGAAGGCATGTTCACGGTTTGAAAGCGTGAGAATGATTCATGCCCATGTGGAAAAACTCGATCTTTATTtggatttatttttatgtaattcattaatTGATGCATACTCAAAGTTTGGGATAGTGGGTATCAGAGCGGCCAGGCATGTGTTTGATGCAATGGATGAGAAGGATGTCGTTACCTATAATTCGATGATTAATGGGCTTGTGAGGACTGGTAGTTTGAGTGAAGCTAAGAATATGTTTGACGAAATGCCAAAGAGAGATAAGGTGAGTTGGAACACGATATTGGATGGTTATGTGAAGGCTGGAAAGATGAGCGAGGCATTTGCGTTGTTTGAGAGGATGCCGTCGAGGGATGTAATCTCGTGGTCTACTGTTATTTCAGGCTTTGCAAAACTGGGTGATATCGAAATGGCTAGGGtattgtttgataaaatgccaGTAAAAAATTTGGTTCCTTGGACAATAATCATATCTGGATATGCCGAAATGGGGCTTGTGAAGGAGGCAATAGAGTTGTATGATAAAATGGAGGAGGGAGGGTTCAATTTGGATGATGGAACTTTTGTTTGTATTTTATCTGCTAGTGCAGAATCTGGTTCGATATGTTTAGGGAAGAGGGTCCATCGGTCTATAATAAAGAGTAGGCATAAGTGTAGTATCCTGGTTAGTAATGCGTTGATTGATATGTATGGAAAGTGTGGCAGCTTGAACAAGGCATGGGGTGTTTTTAATGCAATGGAAAGAAAAGATGTAGTATCCTGGAACGCCATGATCCATGGACTGGCAATGCATGGATATGAACAGAAGGCTCTTCAGCTTTTTGCTAGGATGAAACAAGAGGGGTGTACACCAGATAAAGTGACATTTGTTGGTGTCCTATCTGCTTGTAGTCACGCCGGTATGGTCAAGGAGGGGATTTGTTATTTTTATGGCATGGAAAAGGATTATAGGATTGTTCCTGAGATTCAGCATTATGGTTGCCTAATTGACCTTTTAGGACGTGGTGGGCGTCTGAGTGAAGCTTTTCGGCTTGTGCTTGACATGCCATTCGATCCAAATGTTGTTATTTGGGGTTCTCTGTTAGGTGCTTGTCGAATGCACAATGATGCATTCGTTGCTGAGAAGGTACTCAACCGTTTAATGAAGCTCGAGCCAGTTAATGCGGGAAATTTTTCGCTGTTGTCAAATATATATGCCGCGTCTGGAGATTGGGGAAATTTCTCAAACACAAGATCGCAGATGCAAAAGGCAGACAACAAAAATACATCTGGAGTTAGTTCGATAGAGCTGGATGATGGATTTCATGAATTTACTATTATGGATGTGACTCACCCTAATTCAAACAGAATATATCAGTTGGTCAATGGGCTGAGCCAGCATCTTAAAAAGATTGATCATGCAACAGATGCTTGTGTCTAG
- the LOC140964329 gene encoding uncharacterized protein isoform X2 — MEPPGAVASAVEDTERRLIALRDRIIRATIRPKDTLLRLINSELSFLRRISVSIPSSSPHSFNVGHLEAVAHVLQLPSITGVSRVCKSIPLSPSHSIYVDIVCSINGNPVWFIVSDRNPRHISWEGGPSEKNKGLKFKIEQVVDAASQAPVTLKPSSLVLFFSNGLDENICQKIKNEYESIDLEMDPFSYEEFELEHEWTNVVLGRSFTQARVIQIKVDQNCHETNEKNLSSSSMLESLIPCDKIDEFSDLNPGKSFWSLISGMKCWCCSLDDDTSPEVGLLKVSLGDVDAKLVNLDTTAMIAMVSGISNGGIERLLATPKSELIGRFKGNYEFVIAQVNSEIQSPIHSELSAVISRKRGIICQSVYSEFQELISMYGGPNEKIRAKCVLKLLNA, encoded by the exons ATGGAGCCGCCTGGAGCCGTCGCCTCTGCGGTGGAGGATACCGAGAGAAGGTTAATTGCGCTCAGGGACCGGATAATTCGCGCCACAATTAGACCCAAAGACACGCTCCTTCGACTGATCAACTCCGAGCTCTCCTTTCTCCGCCGTATCTCCGTCTCCATTCCGTCTTCTTCTCCTCACAG TTTCAATGTTGGTCACTTAGAGGCCGTGGCTCACGTTCTTCAGCTACCATCCATAACTGGGGTATCGCGCGTTTGCAAGTCGATTCCTTTATCCCCTTCCCATAGTATTTACGTTGATATAGTTTGTTCTATCAATGGAAATCCGGTGTGGTTCATTGTATCTGACAGAAATCCTAGACACATTTCGTGGGAGGGCGGACCTTCCGAGAAGAACAAGggattgaaatttaaaattgaacAAGTTGTTGACGCAGCTAGTCAAGCGCCTGTGACGCTAAAGCCGTCTTCTCTTGTGCTTTTTTTCTCAAATGGGCTTGATGAGAATATTTGCCAGaagattaaaaatgaatatgaaAGTATCGATTTGGAAATGGACCCGTTTTCCTATGAAGAGTTTGAACTGGAGCATGAATGGACAAACGTGGTCCTTGGGAGATCATTCACCCAGGCTCGTGTTATTCAAATAAAGGTTGACCAGAACTGTCACGAGACAAATGAGAAAAATCTTTCAAGTTCTTCGATGTTGGAAAGTCTGATCCCTTGCGACAAGATTGATGAATTCTCTGATTTGAATCCAGGGAAGTCTTTCTGGTCTCTAATATCTGGGATGAAGTGTTGGTGCTGCTCTTTGGACGATGATACATCACCAGAGGTTGGATTATTGAAGGTTTCTTTGGGTGATGTAGATGCCAAATTGGTTAATTTGGACACAACTGCAATGATTGCGATGGTTTCAGGGATCAGTAATGGAGGCATTGAAAGACTTTTGGCTACACCGAAGAGTGAGTTGATAGGTCGTTTTAAAGGCAactatgagtttgtgattgccCAG GTCAATTCTGAAATTCAAAGTCCAATCCACAGTGAACTGTCTGCTGTAATATCCAGAAAAAGAGGAATTATATGTCAAAGTGTTTATTCAGAGTTCCAGGAACTTATTTCAATGTATGGTGGACCTAACGAAAAAATAAGAGCCAAATGCGTTCTGAAGTTGCTCAA TGCCTGA
- the LOC140964390 gene encoding pentatricopeptide repeat-containing protein At3g29230-like isoform X3 produces the protein MLAPVRSPAFFSKRRFLEHKIADLDKCTNINELKQLHALIYKYNLHMDPFVAQKLISALSLCCQTGLAINVFDQVPYPDTRLCSTLIKAHVRNSDPLKAFDVFNEMLRSGISPDNWTYLFLLKACSRFESVRMIHAHVEKLDLYLDLFLCNSLIDAYSKFGIVGIRAARHVFDAMDEKDVVTYNSMINGLVRTGSLSEAKNMFDEMPKRDKVSWNTILDGYVKAGKMSEAFALFERMPSRDVISWSTVISGFAKLGDIEMARVLFDKMPVKNLVPWTIIISGYAEMGLVKEAIELYDKMEEGGFNLDDGTFVCILSASAESGSICLGKRVHRSIIKSRHKCSILVSNALIDMYGKCGSLNKAWGVFNAMERKDVVSWNAMIHGLAMHGYEQKALQLFARMKQEGCTPDKVTFVGVLSACSHAGMVKEGICYFYGMEKDYRIVPEIQHYGCLIDLLGRGGRLSEAFRLVLDMPFDPNVVIWGSLLGACRMHNDAFVAEKVLNRLMKLEPVNAGNFSLLSNIYAASGDWGNFSNTRSQMQKADNKNTSGVSSIELDDGFHEFTIMDVTHPNSNRIYQLVNGLSQHLKKIDHATDACV, from the coding sequence ATGCTGGCCCCAGTTCGATCTCCGGCATTTTTCTCTAAACGAAGGTTTCTTGAGCACAAAATCGCAGACCTCGACAAATGCACAAACATCAACGAACTAAAACAACTCCATGCTCTCATTTACAAATATAATCTTCATATGGATCCCTTTGTGGCTCAGAAACTCATCTCAGCTTTATCACTTTGCTGCCAAACGGGGTTGGCCATCAATGTGTTCGATCAAGTTCCTTACCCAGATACTCGTTTATGTAGTACTTTAATCAAAGCTCACGTACGAAATTCTGATCCATTGAAAGCTTTTGATGTTTTCAATGAAATGCTGAGATCTGGAATTTCTCCAGACAACTGGACTTATCTTTTTCTTCTGAAGGCATGTTCACGGTTTGAAAGCGTGAGAATGATTCATGCCCATGTGGAAAAACTCGATCTTTATTtggatttatttttatgtaattcattaatTGATGCATACTCAAAGTTTGGGATAGTGGGTATCAGAGCGGCCAGGCATGTGTTTGATGCAATGGATGAGAAGGATGTCGTTACCTATAATTCGATGATTAATGGGCTTGTGAGGACTGGTAGTTTGAGTGAAGCTAAGAATATGTTTGACGAAATGCCAAAGAGAGATAAGGTGAGTTGGAACACGATATTGGATGGTTATGTGAAGGCTGGAAAGATGAGCGAGGCATTTGCGTTGTTTGAGAGGATGCCGTCGAGGGATGTAATCTCGTGGTCTACTGTTATTTCAGGCTTTGCAAAACTGGGTGATATCGAAATGGCTAGGGtattgtttgataaaatgccaGTAAAAAATTTGGTTCCTTGGACAATAATCATATCTGGATATGCCGAAATGGGGCTTGTGAAGGAGGCAATAGAGTTGTATGATAAAATGGAGGAGGGAGGGTTCAATTTGGATGATGGAACTTTTGTTTGTATTTTATCTGCTAGTGCAGAATCTGGTTCGATATGTTTAGGGAAGAGGGTCCATCGGTCTATAATAAAGAGTAGGCATAAGTGTAGTATCCTGGTTAGTAATGCGTTGATTGATATGTATGGAAAGTGTGGCAGCTTGAACAAGGCATGGGGTGTTTTTAATGCAATGGAAAGAAAAGATGTAGTATCCTGGAACGCCATGATCCATGGACTGGCAATGCATGGATATGAACAGAAGGCTCTTCAGCTTTTTGCTAGGATGAAACAAGAGGGGTGTACACCAGATAAAGTGACATTTGTTGGTGTCCTATCTGCTTGTAGTCACGCCGGTATGGTCAAGGAGGGGATTTGTTATTTTTATGGCATGGAAAAGGATTATAGGATTGTTCCTGAGATTCAGCATTATGGTTGCCTAATTGACCTTTTAGGACGTGGTGGGCGTCTGAGTGAAGCTTTTCGGCTTGTGCTTGACATGCCATTCGATCCAAATGTTGTTATTTGGGGTTCTCTGTTAGGTGCTTGTCGAATGCACAATGATGCATTCGTTGCTGAGAAGGTACTCAACCGTTTAATGAAGCTCGAGCCAGTTAATGCGGGAAATTTTTCGCTGTTGTCAAATATATATGCCGCGTCTGGAGATTGGGGAAATTTCTCAAACACAAGATCGCAGATGCAAAAGGCAGACAACAAAAATACATCTGGAGTTAGTTCGATAGAGCTGGATGATGGATTTCATGAATTTACTATTATGGATGTGACTCACCCTAATTCAAACAGAATATATCAGTTGGTCAATGGGCTGAGCCAGCATCTTAAAAAGATTGATCATGCAACAGATGCTTGTGTCTAG
- the LOC140965014 gene encoding uncharacterized protein, whose product MEEESIEAAAAARKERLRALKAAQELLNTPDDDAAVVKPQQASTEGDRNDVEPQHQSDDEEEEDAGEDNVNMKFRNYLPHDKQLQEGKVTPPVLPKFEDPVLAAPPPEEKAEDPFLNIAPKKPNWDLRRDVQKRLDKLERRTQKAMLILMEREEQKRSAAEDNGMA is encoded by the exons ATGGAAGAGGAATCGATTGAGGCGGCGGCGGCCGCGCGGAAGGAGAGGCTTAGAGCGCTTAAAGCCGCTCAAGAGCTCCTCAACACTCCCGATGACGATGCTGCTGTTGTTAAACCTCAACAAGCTAGTACAGAAGGGGATCGCAACGATGTGGAACCTCAACATCAATccgatgatgaagaagaagaagatgcagGAGAGGA CAATGTCAATATGAAATTCCGAAACTATCTTCCTCATGACAAGCAGCTTCAAGAAGGCAAAGTCACCCCGCCTGTGCTACCGAAATTTGAAGACCCCGTCCTGGCAGCACCTCCTCCAGAGGAGAAAGCTGAG GATCCATTTCTAAACATTGCTCCAAAGAAACCAAATTGGGACCTGAGAAGAGATGTACAGAAAAGGCTTGACAAGCTTGAAAGACGCACTCAGAAGGCAATGCTGATACTCATGG AACGAGAGGAACAAAAAAGGAGTGCTGCAGAAGATAACGGCATGGCATGA
- the LOC140964665 gene encoding uncharacterized protein, giving the protein MYHLLESFKRNLKGPFHGEGRAVLPGKFLAAARALRSSSFKKLTEEIKQISSNAYDWVMQSEPEHFTTFSFKGEPYGYIIHNVAEPYSKLVDEVRESTIMQKIGALMDMMVKLINTRQKELSTWTMRLTPSKERRIQEAALRAHGLRVFISSNTLFEVHDDSTHVVNIEKWECTCLEWTQRGLPCRHAIAVFNSARMSMYDRRSRHFTIESYRMTYSESINPISGSVAQMVKEEGDSSSMQVLPRALNQQMKEQIKTSDLDKRTVTCSRCKEPVHNRSSCKATLAL; this is encoded by the coding sequence ATGTATCATCTTTTAGAAAGTTTCAAGAGGAACTTGAAGGGTCCATTTCATGGAGAAGGAAGAGCTGTTTTACCTGGAAAGTTTTTGGCTGCAGCACGTGCACTTCGATCCAGCAGTTTCAAGAAGTTAACTGAGGAAATCAAACAGATTTCTTCGAATGCTTATGATTGGGTTATGCAGAGTGAGCCAGAGCATTTTACTACTTTTTCATTTAAAGGGGAACCATACGGCTATATTATTCACAATGTGGCAGAACCATATTCTAAGCTGGTCGATGAAGTAAGAGAATCAACAATAATGCAGAAGATAGGTGCACTGATGGACATGATGGTTAAACTGATAAATACTCGTCAAAAAGAGTTGAGTACATGGACGATGAGACTGACACCATCCAAAGAGAGAAGGATACAAGAAGCGGCCTTAAGAGCTCATGGTCTGAGAGTGTTTATCTCATCCAACACACTATTCGAGGTTCATGATGATTCTACTCACGTTGTCAATATCGAGAAATGGGAATGTACATGCTTAGAATGGACACAAAGGGGCCTGCCTTGTCGCCATGCTATTGCTGTTTTCAACTCTGCCCGGATGAGCATGTACGACCGTCGTTCTAGACACTTCACCATTGAGAGTTACCGGATGACATATTCAGAATCCATAAATCCTATTTCTGGCTCTGTTGCACAAATGGTAAAAGAAGAGGGCGATTCAAGTTCTATGCAGGTGCTTCCTCGTGCCCTGAATCAACAGATGAAGGAACAGATCAAAACATCTGATCTGGACAAAAGAACGGTCACTTGTTCGAGGTGCAAGGAACCTGTACACAATAGATCTTCGTGTAAAGCTACCCTTGCCCTTTAG
- the LOC140964390 gene encoding pentatricopeptide repeat-containing protein At3g29230-like isoform X1: MLCSSESNSLSPSSPVLQHDYLQSNLATLFAILRLLPGKHVIFTFNQQYSRSDSLAKCCEFCVMVCFFNSNTIQPPTLKMLAPVRSPAFFSKRRFLEHKIADLDKCTNINELKQLHALIYKYNLHMDPFVAQKLISALSLCCQTGLAINVFDQVPYPDTRLCSTLIKAHVRNSDPLKAFDVFNEMLRSGISPDNWTYLFLLKACSRFESVRMIHAHVEKLDLYLDLFLCNSLIDAYSKFGIVGIRAARHVFDAMDEKDVVTYNSMINGLVRTGSLSEAKNMFDEMPKRDKVSWNTILDGYVKAGKMSEAFALFERMPSRDVISWSTVISGFAKLGDIEMARVLFDKMPVKNLVPWTIIISGYAEMGLVKEAIELYDKMEEGGFNLDDGTFVCILSASAESGSICLGKRVHRSIIKSRHKCSILVSNALIDMYGKCGSLNKAWGVFNAMERKDVVSWNAMIHGLAMHGYEQKALQLFARMKQEGCTPDKVTFVGVLSACSHAGMVKEGICYFYGMEKDYRIVPEIQHYGCLIDLLGRGGRLSEAFRLVLDMPFDPNVVIWGSLLGACRMHNDAFVAEKVLNRLMKLEPVNAGNFSLLSNIYAASGDWGNFSNTRSQMQKADNKNTSGVSSIELDDGFHEFTIMDVTHPNSNRIYQLVNGLSQHLKKIDHATDACV; encoded by the exons ATGCTCTGCTCCAGTGAGTCAAATTCGCTTTCCCCTTCCTCCCCCGTTTTGCAGCATGATTATCTCCAATCCAACTTAGCTACTCTTTT TGCAATTCTCAGGCTTTTGCCGGGAAAACATGTAATATTCACCTTCAATCAACAATATTCGAGGAGTGATTCCTTAGCTAAGTGCTGTGAGTTTTGTGTTATGGTGTGTTTCTTCAACTCCAATACCATTCAACCACCCACTCTCAAG ATGCTGGCCCCAGTTCGATCTCCGGCATTTTTCTCTAAACGAAGGTTTCTTGAGCACAAAATCGCAGACCTCGACAAATGCACAAACATCAACGAACTAAAACAACTCCATGCTCTCATTTACAAATATAATCTTCATATGGATCCCTTTGTGGCTCAGAAACTCATCTCAGCTTTATCACTTTGCTGCCAAACGGGGTTGGCCATCAATGTGTTCGATCAAGTTCCTTACCCAGATACTCGTTTATGTAGTACTTTAATCAAAGCTCACGTACGAAATTCTGATCCATTGAAAGCTTTTGATGTTTTCAATGAAATGCTGAGATCTGGAATTTCTCCAGACAACTGGACTTATCTTTTTCTTCTGAAGGCATGTTCACGGTTTGAAAGCGTGAGAATGATTCATGCCCATGTGGAAAAACTCGATCTTTATTtggatttatttttatgtaattcattaatTGATGCATACTCAAAGTTTGGGATAGTGGGTATCAGAGCGGCCAGGCATGTGTTTGATGCAATGGATGAGAAGGATGTCGTTACCTATAATTCGATGATTAATGGGCTTGTGAGGACTGGTAGTTTGAGTGAAGCTAAGAATATGTTTGACGAAATGCCAAAGAGAGATAAGGTGAGTTGGAACACGATATTGGATGGTTATGTGAAGGCTGGAAAGATGAGCGAGGCATTTGCGTTGTTTGAGAGGATGCCGTCGAGGGATGTAATCTCGTGGTCTACTGTTATTTCAGGCTTTGCAAAACTGGGTGATATCGAAATGGCTAGGGtattgtttgataaaatgccaGTAAAAAATTTGGTTCCTTGGACAATAATCATATCTGGATATGCCGAAATGGGGCTTGTGAAGGAGGCAATAGAGTTGTATGATAAAATGGAGGAGGGAGGGTTCAATTTGGATGATGGAACTTTTGTTTGTATTTTATCTGCTAGTGCAGAATCTGGTTCGATATGTTTAGGGAAGAGGGTCCATCGGTCTATAATAAAGAGTAGGCATAAGTGTAGTATCCTGGTTAGTAATGCGTTGATTGATATGTATGGAAAGTGTGGCAGCTTGAACAAGGCATGGGGTGTTTTTAATGCAATGGAAAGAAAAGATGTAGTATCCTGGAACGCCATGATCCATGGACTGGCAATGCATGGATATGAACAGAAGGCTCTTCAGCTTTTTGCTAGGATGAAACAAGAGGGGTGTACACCAGATAAAGTGACATTTGTTGGTGTCCTATCTGCTTGTAGTCACGCCGGTATGGTCAAGGAGGGGATTTGTTATTTTTATGGCATGGAAAAGGATTATAGGATTGTTCCTGAGATTCAGCATTATGGTTGCCTAATTGACCTTTTAGGACGTGGTGGGCGTCTGAGTGAAGCTTTTCGGCTTGTGCTTGACATGCCATTCGATCCAAATGTTGTTATTTGGGGTTCTCTGTTAGGTGCTTGTCGAATGCACAATGATGCATTCGTTGCTGAGAAGGTACTCAACCGTTTAATGAAGCTCGAGCCAGTTAATGCGGGAAATTTTTCGCTGTTGTCAAATATATATGCCGCGTCTGGAGATTGGGGAAATTTCTCAAACACAAGATCGCAGATGCAAAAGGCAGACAACAAAAATACATCTGGAGTTAGTTCGATAGAGCTGGATGATGGATTTCATGAATTTACTATTATGGATGTGACTCACCCTAATTCAAACAGAATATATCAGTTGGTCAATGGGCTGAGCCAGCATCTTAAAAAGATTGATCATGCAACAGATGCTTGTGTCTAG